One genomic region from Sphingobacterium sp. UGAL515B_05 encodes:
- a CDS encoding GH116 family glycosyl hydrolase has product MDRRSFFKKASLVGLGVLASKFPVWSNTVFAWDKPVHNIPAEKGLSRQWFDSLYEKGEKITYRKSKNELRYIGMPVGGLHSGTVYIGGDGRLWLWQIFNTAYDGECEGIEPKNVQWNNGKELVTVRPRDGSAYIEPAIADNLRSMEQGFAISTAVNGKQLIKELRENHWDEVAFEATYPTCKITYSSADFPLDVVLVAYSPFIPLDQDNSSLPLTTIHIELQNKGDASVDVTVTGWMENGVHKGRKDFDAVKKRSYLTEHADTQVLLFSCDQVPTQAMEAGDHGSMAFTCIDFDAQPTTRLEEWPVKPQEVKADRVDSTVDFSDLQVGAFTVKRTIKARATSQISYAISWYFNNPHPKLKLHLKDAQSGYWYGARFSNAAEVINYYLNNREKLESETMAWQQTWNDTTLPYWFMDRTFVNIGTLATANTMRFASGRFWGWEGVGACAGTCTHVWQYGQSMGRIFPDLERNLREVTDLGVGFQSDTGAIIFRAEYEKRPAIDGQAGVILRFYRDHQMSSDSEFLKRNWPKLKKAVQFVLDQDKNKDGMTDTPMENTLDAVWEGEIAWIVGLCLAAIQAAALMAKEVGDKTFQKLCLEYVSKGSENMDSKLFNGEYYIHRPDMLQGRKMLGSYNTCHIDQVYGQAWCRQVDMPGVNRQENVVSALKALWKYNFTMDVGPYIKTHLGGRPYALAGEGGMVMNTNPKNEDKAYGDNTTWQLGYFHECMSGFEHQVAAHMMAEGMVDESLTLTRVIHDRHHAAKRNPFNEIECSDHYARAMASYGTFISACGFSYHGPKGQIGFAPKLGKADFKAPFTTAKGWGTYAQKRKTKGLCQCTLTLKYGQLMLHEFHLGDADDLSLNKKQLIVKQNERSIELVELKRTDGRLILSFKEQVMLKNGDTLTIQWL; this is encoded by the coding sequence ATGGACAGAAGAAGTTTTTTTAAGAAAGCCAGTTTAGTTGGCCTGGGCGTATTGGCCAGCAAATTTCCTGTATGGTCAAATACCGTATTTGCCTGGGATAAACCTGTTCACAACATTCCAGCGGAAAAAGGTCTCAGCAGGCAATGGTTTGATTCACTGTATGAAAAGGGAGAAAAAATCACCTATCGAAAAAGTAAAAACGAGCTTCGGTACATTGGAATGCCTGTAGGTGGTTTACATTCGGGTACGGTCTATATAGGAGGTGATGGTCGGCTATGGTTGTGGCAGATATTTAATACGGCTTATGATGGTGAGTGCGAGGGGATAGAACCTAAAAATGTGCAATGGAACAATGGAAAAGAATTGGTCACTGTAAGGCCGAGGGATGGATCTGCTTATATTGAGCCTGCTATAGCAGACAACCTGCGGAGTATGGAACAGGGCTTTGCGATTTCAACTGCGGTTAATGGAAAGCAGTTGATCAAAGAGCTCCGAGAAAACCACTGGGATGAGGTTGCATTTGAAGCAACATATCCTACCTGTAAAATTACCTATAGCAGTGCAGATTTCCCATTGGATGTGGTGTTGGTTGCCTATTCGCCATTTATTCCATTGGATCAGGATAATTCTTCTTTGCCACTTACCACTATACATATCGAATTGCAGAACAAAGGCGACGCGTCAGTCGATGTAACGGTCACGGGCTGGATGGAAAATGGTGTACATAAAGGGCGGAAGGATTTTGATGCGGTAAAGAAACGCTCTTATCTTACCGAACATGCCGATACTCAAGTGTTGCTTTTTAGTTGCGATCAGGTTCCTACTCAAGCCATGGAAGCTGGCGACCATGGATCAATGGCTTTTACCTGTATTGATTTCGATGCGCAACCCACGACGAGGTTAGAGGAATGGCCTGTAAAACCGCAGGAGGTAAAGGCGGATAGGGTGGATTCGACCGTCGATTTTTCGGATTTGCAAGTAGGTGCCTTTACGGTAAAACGGACAATAAAAGCTAGGGCGACAAGCCAAATTTCTTATGCAATATCCTGGTATTTTAACAATCCGCACCCTAAACTGAAACTTCACCTCAAGGATGCGCAATCGGGCTATTGGTATGGTGCCAGGTTTAGTAATGCGGCCGAAGTAATCAATTATTATTTGAACAATCGTGAAAAACTCGAGAGCGAAACCATGGCATGGCAGCAGACCTGGAATGATACAACACTGCCGTACTGGTTTATGGATCGTACTTTTGTCAATATAGGCACACTGGCCACAGCAAATACCATGCGTTTTGCTTCGGGAAGATTTTGGGGCTGGGAAGGAGTAGGGGCATGTGCCGGTACCTGTACGCACGTTTGGCAATATGGGCAGTCCATGGGCAGGATATTTCCGGATCTTGAACGTAATTTACGTGAAGTGACGGATTTAGGTGTTGGCTTTCAGTCTGATACCGGTGCCATCATCTTTCGTGCTGAATATGAAAAAAGACCAGCGATTGATGGGCAGGCTGGTGTTATTCTACGCTTCTATCGCGATCATCAGATGAGCAGCGATAGCGAATTCCTTAAGCGAAACTGGCCTAAACTTAAGAAGGCAGTTCAATTTGTTCTTGATCAGGATAAAAACAAGGATGGTATGACCGATACGCCAATGGAAAATACACTCGATGCGGTCTGGGAAGGTGAAATTGCCTGGATTGTCGGGTTATGTCTCGCAGCAATACAGGCTGCTGCATTGATGGCGAAGGAAGTAGGTGATAAAACGTTTCAAAAATTGTGTTTGGAATATGTTAGTAAGGGATCTGAAAATATGGATAGCAAACTCTTTAATGGAGAGTATTATATTCATCGTCCCGATATGCTGCAGGGGCGAAAAATGCTAGGCTCTTATAATACCTGTCATATTGACCAGGTTTATGGTCAGGCCTGGTGCAGACAAGTGGACATGCCGGGGGTCAATCGTCAGGAGAACGTAGTGTCTGCATTGAAAGCACTCTGGAAATATAACTTTACCATGGATGTTGGCCCCTATATAAAAACACATCTTGGGGGAAGGCCTTATGCCTTGGCTGGGGAGGGGGGCATGGTTATGAACACTAATCCAAAGAATGAAGACAAGGCTTATGGGGACAATACGACCTGGCAATTAGGTTATTTCCATGAATGCATGAGTGGCTTTGAACATCAGGTCGCAGCACATATGATGGCTGAAGGCATGGTTGACGAAAGTTTAACATTGACAAGGGTGATCCACGATCGCCATCATGCTGCCAAGAGAAATCCTTTTAATGAGATTGAATGCAGCGATCATTATGCACGTGCCATGGCAAGTTATGGAACCTTTATCAGCGCCTGCGGTTTTAGTTATCATGGGCCGAAAGGACAGATTGGATTTGCCCCTAAGTTAGGAAAAGCAGATTTCAAGGCGCCTTTCACAACAGCAAAAGGATGGGGGACCTATGCCCAGAAGCGAAAAACTAAAGGGCTATGTCAGTGTACACTGACCTTGAAATATGGTCAATTGATGCTTCATGAATTTCATCTAGGTGATGCGGATGACCTGTCGCTCAATAAAAAACAACTCATTGTAAAGCAAAATGAAAGGTCGATTGAACTGGTTGAGCTGAAACGCACCGATGGGCGTCTGATCCTTAGTTTTAAGGAGCAAGTCATGCTAAAAAATGGAGATACACTAACAATACAATGGCTATGA